In one window of Tellurirhabdus rosea DNA:
- a CDS encoding ATP-binding protein: MTIPLVDLSTCEQEPIHIPGYIQAHGHLVALSRDNLTIQYVSAQIEDFCGTAPAQLLGAPLNALLSATEQSPEALVNLIRVIQRSDSPSGINPQRFTIMGQPWDLVVHEHGGLILLEWEPTIESTGAFRHQPLIAEALAELQSSKSLEELLQNTARRVRTIIGFDRVMVYRFGADWHGQVIAEDKADEMETYMDLHFPASDIPKQARELYRLNPVRLIVDTYSQPTAILSRHPAPLDMTHAGLRAVSPVHIEYLRNMNVGASMSLSLLYRGKLWGLMTCHHSEARFIDYPTRQAAQFVSQLLSAALEFRESEADASQRRQFLDHEHTLHQQLLQDANLFSALTAHPVTALDVTSATGAALIYNGRIHQLGQTPDEKSLERLAEWLNKHPFDVFHQTHRLPDEFPEAASYSEVAAGMLAIVLSREMGEYLLWFKPEQLREVTWAGNPEKSVTVQEEGGLRLSPRKSFEAWSQTVRHTSQPWSDAELSAVLKLRENVLQAITRQANQLRQLNRQLQMAYEELDAFSYTVSHDLRTPLSSIRYFADILEEDYGTNLDDDARQLLTKIIQSTDRLGELISHILNYSRMGRSEIHRLEVPMRPLLDQIREEVLIDSHHSAVTIELGDTPPLLGDPTMLAQVFTNLLTNAVKYSKPIAAPRVFIEGRRAPGEVIYSVQDNGIGFDMKKAGRMFELFRRLDNAIEIEGSGVGLSIVKRIVGRHGGKIWYQSAVGQGTTFWVSFPDTN, from the coding sequence ATGACTATCCCTCTGGTAGATTTATCCACCTGTGAACAGGAACCCATTCATATCCCGGGCTATATCCAGGCGCACGGCCATCTGGTAGCTCTTTCCCGCGACAACCTGACGATTCAGTACGTCAGCGCGCAAATTGAAGATTTCTGCGGAACGGCGCCCGCGCAGCTTCTGGGTGCTCCCCTCAATGCCCTGCTGTCAGCCACGGAGCAATCGCCGGAAGCCCTGGTGAACCTCATCCGGGTTATCCAGCGCAGCGATTCGCCCAGCGGCATCAATCCGCAGCGGTTTACCATCATGGGGCAGCCCTGGGACCTGGTCGTACACGAACATGGCGGCCTGATTCTTCTGGAATGGGAGCCGACGATTGAATCCACCGGCGCGTTTCGCCACCAACCGCTCATTGCCGAGGCGCTGGCCGAGTTGCAGTCGAGCAAATCGCTGGAAGAACTCCTGCAAAACACCGCCCGCCGCGTCCGGACCATCATTGGCTTCGACCGGGTCATGGTCTACCGTTTTGGCGCGGACTGGCACGGGCAGGTCATCGCCGAAGACAAAGCGGACGAGATGGAGACGTACATGGACCTGCATTTCCCGGCTTCGGACATTCCCAAACAGGCCCGGGAACTGTACCGGCTCAACCCGGTGCGTCTGATTGTGGATACCTACAGCCAGCCGACGGCCATTCTGTCGCGGCACCCGGCGCCGCTGGACATGACCCATGCCGGGCTGCGGGCCGTTTCGCCCGTTCATATCGAGTACCTGCGGAACATGAACGTCGGGGCTTCCATGAGCCTTTCGCTGCTGTACCGGGGGAAACTGTGGGGGCTGATGACCTGTCACCATTCGGAAGCCCGCTTTATCGATTACCCGACCCGGCAGGCCGCCCAGTTTGTGAGCCAGTTGCTGTCGGCTGCGCTGGAATTCCGGGAAAGCGAAGCCGACGCCAGCCAGCGCCGTCAGTTTCTGGACCACGAGCATACGCTCCACCAGCAGCTGCTGCAGGATGCTAATCTTTTCTCTGCGCTGACGGCCCACCCGGTCACTGCGCTCGACGTAACCAGCGCCACCGGGGCCGCACTCATCTACAACGGGCGGATTCACCAGCTGGGACAGACCCCCGACGAAAAATCCCTGGAGCGGCTGGCGGAATGGCTGAACAAGCATCCTTTCGATGTGTTTCACCAGACGCACCGGCTACCCGACGAGTTTCCGGAAGCCGCAAGCTATTCGGAGGTGGCGGCCGGTATGCTGGCCATCGTCCTCTCCCGCGAGATGGGCGAATACCTGCTGTGGTTCAAACCCGAACAGCTCCGGGAAGTGACCTGGGCCGGGAATCCGGAGAAATCGGTTACCGTTCAGGAAGAAGGCGGCCTGCGGCTGAGTCCCCGCAAAAGTTTTGAAGCCTGGTCGCAGACGGTTCGGCATACTTCACAGCCGTGGAGCGACGCCGAGCTTTCGGCGGTACTGAAACTACGCGAGAACGTTCTGCAGGCCATCACCCGGCAGGCCAACCAGCTCCGGCAGCTTAACCGGCAGCTTCAGATGGCCTACGAAGAGCTGGATGCCTTCAGCTATACGGTTTCGCACGACCTCCGGACGCCGCTTTCCTCGATCCGTTATTTTGCGGATATTCTGGAAGAAGATTACGGGACGAACCTCGACGACGACGCCCGGCAATTATTAACCAAAATCATTCAGTCTACCGACCGATTAGGGGAACTCATCTCCCACATTTTGAATTATTCCCGTATGGGCCGGTCGGAGATTCACCGGCTGGAAGTACCGATGAGGCCGCTGCTGGATCAGATTCGTGAAGAGGTACTGATCGACAGTCACCACAGCGCCGTGACGATTGAACTGGGCGACACCCCGCCGCTGCTGGGCGACCCGACGATGCTGGCGCAGGTGTTTACCAACCTGCTGACCAATGCTGTAAAATACAGCAAACCTATCGCCGCCCCCCGCGTGTTTATCGAGGGACGTCGTGCTCCGGGTGAAGTTATTTACTCCGTGCAGGATAATGGTATTGGTTTTGATATGAAAAAGGCCGGGCGCATGTTCGAACTTTTCCGGCGACTGGATAACGCGATCGAAATTGAAGGCAGCGGAGTCGGGCTGTCCATTGTAAAACGCATTGTAGGCCGCCACGGCGGAAAAATATGGTACCAGAGTGCCGTAGGGCAGGGAACCACCTTCTGGGTTTCTTTTCCCGACACCAACTGA
- a CDS encoding aldo/keto reductase, with amino-acid sequence MSFPRITLNNGIDIPLLGLGVYAPEQKNEVRRAVEWALEAGCRLLDTASAYQNEEEVGEAVQASGLPRREVFITTKVWTDEMGYESTLRAFDRSLNRLGTDYVDLYLIHWPVQGRNLDTWRALEKLYADERVRAIGVSNFYPHHLDELFSIATVTPAVNQFEFSPYCYLPEVLDYCREKDIQPEGYAPVVRGEKKDDPRLLRMAEKYGKSTYQILIRWSLQHGVITIPKSVNQKRIRDNFDVLTFSLSDEDMAEMNTWYDNTRVAPDPRTIL; translated from the coding sequence ATGAGTTTTCCCCGCATTACGCTCAACAACGGCATCGACATCCCGCTGCTGGGCCTGGGCGTGTACGCACCCGAACAGAAAAATGAAGTCCGGCGGGCCGTCGAATGGGCGCTCGAAGCGGGTTGCCGCCTCCTCGATACGGCCAGTGCCTACCAGAACGAAGAGGAAGTGGGCGAAGCCGTGCAGGCCAGCGGACTGCCGCGCCGCGAAGTGTTCATTACGACGAAGGTCTGGACTGACGAGATGGGCTACGAGTCCACGCTCCGGGCCTTTGACCGGAGCCTGAACCGCCTGGGCACCGACTACGTGGATCTGTACCTCATTCACTGGCCCGTGCAGGGACGAAACCTCGACACCTGGCGGGCGCTCGAAAAACTCTATGCCGACGAGCGGGTCCGGGCAATCGGCGTTTCCAATTTCTACCCGCATCACCTCGACGAACTGTTCAGCATCGCCACGGTGACGCCGGCCGTCAACCAGTTTGAATTCAGTCCGTACTGCTACCTGCCCGAGGTGCTGGACTACTGCCGCGAGAAAGACATTCAGCCGGAGGGCTACGCGCCGGTGGTGCGGGGCGAGAAGAAAGACGATCCGCGGCTGCTGCGGATGGCCGAAAAGTACGGCAAATCGACCTACCAGATTCTGATCCGCTGGTCGCTGCAGCACGGGGTCATTACCATTCCCAAGTCCGTCAACCAAAAACGCATCCGGGACAACTTCGACGTGCTGACATTCAGCCTTTCGGACGAGGACATGGCCGAGATGAACACCTGGTACGACAATACCCGCGTCGCGCCCGATCCGCGGACAATTTTGTGA
- a CDS encoding ABC transporter ATP-binding protein translates to MLTSSQLTFSYSPEKRFTFPDLHCNDRDALLILGRSGKGKTTLLHLLALLLKPENGSVLINNTDLTRLSVSETAAFRAAHVGLVYQKPHFVSSLSVLDNLLLANYLAGQPQNPARARQLAEQLGFADRLPKRPHQLSQGEQQRVSIARAVMNSPNLILADEPTSALDDENCARVVDLLRQQSSQVGASLIVVTHDQRLKDAFSNQVLL, encoded by the coding sequence ATGCTGACTTCGTCTCAACTGACTTTTTCCTATTCACCCGAAAAACGATTTACGTTTCCGGACCTTCACTGCAACGACCGCGACGCCCTGTTGATTCTGGGCCGGTCGGGCAAAGGCAAAACGACTCTGCTGCACCTGCTGGCCCTGCTGCTGAAGCCGGAAAACGGCTCGGTCCTCATCAACAATACCGATCTGACGCGGCTTAGCGTGTCCGAAACGGCCGCTTTCCGGGCGGCGCATGTGGGGCTGGTTTACCAGAAACCGCATTTTGTCAGTTCCCTGTCCGTGCTGGACAACCTGCTGCTGGCAAACTACCTCGCCGGACAACCGCAGAACCCCGCCCGCGCCCGCCAGCTGGCCGAACAGCTGGGCTTTGCGGACCGCCTGCCGAAACGGCCCCACCAGCTGAGCCAGGGCGAACAGCAGCGCGTGAGCATCGCCCGCGCCGTGATGAACAGCCCCAACCTGATTCTGGCCGACGAACCAACTTCCGCCCTGGACGATGAAAACTGCGCCCGGGTGGTGGACCTGCTCCGGCAGCAATCCAGCCAGGTGGGGGCCAGTCTGATTGTCGTTACCCACGACCAGCGGCTGAAAGATGCGTTTTCCAACCAGGTGCTTCTTTAG
- a CDS encoding DUF4834 domain-containing protein, which yields MFKFLFILFLIIVFVPPVRRFFFWLLVGRQLVKEQKKAHQRYASKEGDIKVDHVPPGATDSKIQGGDYVDYEEVK from the coding sequence ATGTTCAAATTTCTGTTTATCCTGTTTCTGATCATTGTTTTTGTTCCACCGGTGCGCCGTTTCTTTTTCTGGCTGCTGGTGGGTCGGCAGTTGGTAAAGGAGCAGAAAAAAGCGCATCAGCGCTATGCCAGCAAAGAAGGCGATATCAAAGTAGACCACGTCCCCCCCGGTGCCACGGACTCCAAAATTCAGGGCGGCGATTACGTGGATTACGAAGAAGTGAAATAA
- a CDS encoding ABC transporter permease gives MNLLKISWANLRDKPLSSFLSGLLMTLGISIISLLLLLNKQLTEQFNRNIKGVDMVIGAKGSPLQLILSSIYQIDSPTGNIPLEEAERLAQNPMVKTAIPLAMGDNFRSFRIVGTDKQYVDHYGAKVGEGRLFAKDLEVTIGARVAEAAGLKIGDSFAGAHGLDEEGEAHKEAQYKVVGVFSPAGSVIDQLILTNVSSVWAIHEHHEAGETASAGASAAKEEHHDEEEHEGEEHSDEAPAQQVAQAKPQPPAGGRRMPMLAVPGPPPADEHEEDEEHHDEAREITSMLIKFRNPMGMMLARNINMNTKMQAAVPAIEVDRLFSLLGVGIDTLRGLAVAIMLIAGISVFVSLYNSLKDRKYEMALMLSMGGTRTQLFGMLLLEGLVLALLGFVLGLALSRLGLLIFSARYASDYHYNLNDLSLLPEEWALLGVAVLIGVLAAALPALGIYRMNISRTLAEE, from the coding sequence ATGAACCTTCTGAAAATAAGCTGGGCGAATCTGCGCGACAAGCCCCTGAGCAGCTTCCTGAGCGGACTGCTGATGACGCTCGGCATCAGCATCATTTCGCTGCTCCTTTTGCTGAATAAACAACTGACCGAGCAGTTCAACCGCAACATCAAAGGCGTTGACATGGTGATTGGGGCGAAGGGAAGTCCGCTGCAACTCATTCTGTCGAGCATCTACCAGATCGATTCGCCGACCGGCAACATTCCGCTGGAGGAAGCCGAGCGGCTGGCGCAGAACCCGATGGTGAAGACGGCCATTCCGCTGGCGATGGGCGACAATTTCCGTTCGTTCCGCATCGTCGGGACGGATAAACAGTACGTGGACCACTACGGAGCCAAAGTGGGCGAGGGGCGGCTGTTTGCGAAAGACCTCGAAGTAACCATCGGGGCCCGGGTGGCCGAGGCGGCGGGTCTCAAAATCGGAGACTCCTTTGCCGGGGCGCACGGCCTGGACGAAGAAGGTGAGGCCCACAAGGAAGCGCAGTACAAGGTGGTGGGCGTTTTCAGCCCCGCCGGCAGCGTGATCGACCAGTTGATTCTGACGAACGTGTCCAGCGTCTGGGCCATTCACGAGCACCACGAAGCCGGGGAAACGGCCTCCGCGGGCGCTTCGGCCGCGAAGGAAGAACACCATGACGAAGAGGAGCACGAAGGCGAAGAGCACTCCGACGAAGCCCCGGCGCAGCAGGTCGCGCAGGCCAAACCGCAGCCCCCGGCCGGTGGTCGCCGGATGCCGATGCTGGCCGTTCCCGGTCCGCCGCCCGCCGACGAGCACGAAGAAGACGAAGAACACCACGACGAGGCCCGCGAAATCACGAGCATGCTCATCAAGTTCCGCAACCCGATGGGCATGATGCTGGCACGGAACATCAACATGAATACCAAAATGCAGGCGGCCGTTCCGGCGATTGAAGTGGACCGTCTGTTCAGCCTGCTGGGTGTCGGAATCGATACGCTGCGCGGTCTGGCCGTGGCCATCATGCTCATTGCGGGCATCAGCGTCTTCGTATCGCTGTACAACTCGCTAAAGGACCGAAAATACGAAATGGCGCTGATGCTGTCGATGGGCGGCACCCGGACGCAGTTGTTCGGCATGCTGCTGCTGGAAGGGCTGGTGCTGGCGCTGCTGGGCTTTGTCCTGGGACTGGCGCTGAGCCGCCTGGGCCTGCTGATTTTCTCCGCCCGTTACGCCAGCGACTATCATTACAACCTCAACGACCTGTCGCTGCTGCCTGAAGAATGGGCGTTGCTGGGCGTGGCCGTTCTGATCGGCGTGCTGGCCGCTGCCCTGCCCGCGCTGGGCATCTACCGGATGAATATTTCAAGGACGCTGGCGGAGGAGTGA
- a CDS encoding DUF6563 family protein, with product MKQLFTACLCLFAGTTALGQTKTTYLDLPFQQISTLANRQFYVDSLFDARPDTARIGTLQKSSGKSTDLDLKGGFLPSLRSYVYMTYNHINPAFKPVVVGIQEFDLTANSNRDRLELGLTFFVRDSARNLVPVFKAEIINESGSYLPDLIRSGLEKAFTRYNQYVLDPVGKPAFYSDFDLEMAKAASEMRLESASYPEERTAEDHLLTCQSRRMGIYQDFDDLQRNRPTLVGGFLVQADKDFATVRKPSGGRAKYRFYGFSIDKDLYLSTALYANNSLVRRYVRVRHVGRYLLWVDDYVTPSEAVSIGVGVQFGVVGVLISNSTRHLDCIALDMESGAIFRVTKEKMEEILAAAPNLLEEYRRSSDKNDEVEQFKFLRRFNKQVAAGQPVPVD from the coding sequence ATGAAACAACTTTTTACCGCCTGCCTCTGCCTCTTTGCCGGGACCACCGCGCTGGGCCAGACCAAAACGACTTATCTGGACCTTCCCTTCCAGCAGATCAGTACCCTGGCAAACCGCCAGTTTTACGTCGATAGTCTATTTGACGCCCGTCCGGATACCGCCCGCATCGGCACGCTGCAGAAATCTTCCGGCAAATCGACCGACCTGGACCTTAAAGGCGGCTTTCTGCCCAGCTTGCGGTCGTACGTATATATGACCTATAACCACATCAATCCGGCGTTCAAACCGGTCGTGGTGGGCATTCAGGAGTTCGACCTGACGGCCAATTCCAACCGCGACCGGCTGGAGCTGGGGCTTACTTTTTTCGTGCGGGACTCGGCCCGCAACCTTGTGCCGGTTTTTAAGGCGGAAATTATCAACGAGAGCGGTTCGTATCTGCCCGACCTGATTCGGAGCGGGCTGGAAAAAGCGTTCACCCGCTACAACCAATACGTGCTCGACCCGGTCGGGAAGCCCGCTTTTTACAGTGATTTTGACCTGGAAATGGCCAAAGCCGCCAGCGAAATGCGGCTGGAATCTGCCAGCTACCCCGAGGAACGCACGGCCGAAGACCACCTCCTCACCTGCCAGTCGCGGCGGATGGGCATTTATCAGGACTTCGACGACCTCCAGCGCAACCGGCCGACGCTGGTGGGCGGTTTTCTGGTGCAGGCCGACAAAGACTTTGCCACTGTGCGGAAGCCCTCGGGCGGACGGGCCAAATACCGCTTTTACGGCTTCAGCATCGACAAGGACCTTTACCTCAGCACCGCCCTGTATGCCAATAACTCGCTGGTCCGCCGGTATGTGCGCGTGCGGCATGTCGGGCGCTACCTCCTCTGGGTCGACGACTACGTCACGCCGAGTGAAGCCGTGAGCATAGGAGTGGGTGTTCAGTTCGGCGTTGTTGGAGTGTTGATTTCCAATTCCACAAGGCACCTGGACTGCATAGCGCTCGACATGGAGTCCGGCGCGATTTTCCGGGTGACGAAAGAAAAAATGGAAGAGATTCTGGCGGCGGCTCCGAATCTGCTGGAAGAGTATCGGAGAAGTTCCGACAAAAACGACGAGGTTGAGCAGTTCAAGTTTCTGCGGCGCTTCAACAAGCAGGTCGCGGCCGGTCAGCCGGTTCCTGTAGACTGA
- a CDS encoding response regulator — MVDLLYVEDNPNDVAVFNRAISKLDVGVRYVVVETGKTAIDYLTDPQTKDSARLVLLDLNLPDLSGLQVLEELRTVARLRRLPIVIYSTSDEPREVQRAYELGANAYIRKPSNYKGVGSVLSRLCGFWLMDDLLVH; from the coding sequence ATGGTTGACTTACTGTATGTGGAAGATAATCCCAATGATGTAGCGGTTTTTAACCGGGCGATCAGCAAGCTGGATGTCGGCGTCCGCTACGTAGTTGTCGAAACTGGCAAAACCGCCATCGATTACCTGACCGACCCACAAACCAAAGATTCGGCCCGACTGGTGCTGCTGGACCTGAACCTGCCCGACCTGAGCGGGCTTCAGGTGCTGGAAGAACTCAGGACCGTGGCCCGGCTGCGTCGGTTGCCTATTGTCATTTACAGCACCTCGGACGAGCCGCGGGAAGTACAGCGGGCCTACGAACTGGGTGCCAATGCCTACATCCGCAAACCCAGCAATTACAAAGGTGTTGGGTCGGTGCTGAGCCGGCTCTGCGGCTTCTGGCTGATGGACGATCTGCTGGTCCATTAA
- a CDS encoding response regulator, with the protein MIRPRLVLVDDDVNFCFAFQKALEGYNASIRVTVYNNGAELIEALGQISVRDKPQLILMDLDMPRMNGIETTKAIRQNEQYRAVPILLLTRSEQPSDVEKAYQMGVNAFISKPFSYAEIKQTVQQIGDYWLMTGQLPGGA; encoded by the coding sequence ATGATTAGGCCTCGCCTGGTGCTGGTTGATGACGATGTTAATTTTTGCTTTGCCTTTCAGAAAGCACTCGAGGGGTATAATGCATCGATACGGGTAACTGTGTACAACAATGGCGCAGAACTGATCGAGGCGTTGGGGCAAATTTCGGTTCGGGACAAGCCGCAGCTTATCCTGATGGATCTGGACATGCCTCGTATGAATGGCATCGAGACCACAAAGGCTATTCGGCAGAATGAGCAGTACCGGGCCGTGCCCATCCTGCTGTTAACCAGATCCGAACAGCCGAGTGACGTGGAGAAAGCCTACCAGATGGGCGTGAACGCCTTTATTTCAAAGCCTTTTTCCTACGCAGAGATCAAACAGACGGTCCAGCAGATTGGCGATTATTGGCTGATGACGGGGCAATTACCGGGAGGAGCGTAA
- the purN gene encoding phosphoribosylglycinamide formyltransferase: MKKRLALFASGSGSNAEKIADHFAGREDVEISLILSNNPKAGVIERARRLHIPVLLFDRPTFYQTDRITEMLQNQQIDLIVLAGFLWLMPASLVRAFDRRIVNIHPALLPKYGGKGMYGHFVHEAVVAAGEAESGITIHYVNEQYDEGAVIFQASCPVQPTDTPEDVARHVQVLEHRHFPEIVEKVLFGN, encoded by the coding sequence ATGAAGAAGCGCCTTGCCCTGTTTGCCTCAGGTTCCGGCTCCAACGCCGAGAAAATCGCCGATCACTTTGCCGGTCGCGAAGACGTAGAGATTAGCCTGATTTTGTCCAACAACCCCAAAGCGGGCGTCATCGAACGGGCGCGCCGCCTCCATATCCCGGTGCTGCTGTTCGACCGGCCGACGTTTTACCAGACTGACCGCATAACCGAAATGCTTCAGAACCAGCAGATCGACCTCATCGTGCTCGCGGGTTTTCTCTGGCTGATGCCCGCCTCGCTGGTCCGGGCTTTTGACCGGCGCATCGTCAACATTCACCCCGCTTTGCTGCCCAAATACGGCGGAAAAGGCATGTACGGCCATTTTGTCCACGAAGCCGTTGTGGCCGCCGGGGAAGCCGAATCCGGCATCACCATTCATTACGTAAACGAGCAGTACGACGAAGGCGCCGTTATTTTTCAGGCAAGCTGCCCCGTTCAGCCTACCGACACCCCCGAAGACGTCGCCCGCCACGTGCAGGTACTCGAACACCGGCATTTTCCGGAAATAGTGGAAAAAGTGTTATTTGGAAATTAG
- a CDS encoding Uma2 family endonuclease, whose amino-acid sequence MEILSESESHQDVIDKLEDYFDGGAGLVWYIVPKQKRIEAYSSPELLKVYKGSDEITAAPVLPEFRFTVADLFA is encoded by the coding sequence ATTGAAATTCTGTCGGAATCCGAAAGCCATCAGGACGTGATTGATAAACTGGAAGATTACTTCGACGGCGGCGCTGGGCTTGTCTGGTACATTGTTCCCAAACAGAAGCGCATTGAAGCCTACAGCAGCCCCGAACTTCTGAAAGTTTACAAAGGCTCCGACGAAATCACGGCCGCGCCCGTCCTGCCCGAGTTTCGCTTCACCGTCGCCGACCTGTTTGCCTGA
- a CDS encoding TapB family protein gives MKTRFLVLLAFLFSLPALAQDCGDFKVKAGTGFELLSYNARDKMNGRLVYTFKNIRREGGSTVMDVVMNTFDEKGKGTGEYTLHYLCNGNEIIADLSPMVQQNNPAMKNMEMKMKVNELAYPTRFTVGQKLKDGRLEAEMFNNGSKMMDMNLLMANRQVESRESLTIPAGTYNAFKLNSDMNIENRTMGIPIKMTMKTVSYRVEDVLFDLKTETYRNGKLIGYTVLNKIL, from the coding sequence ATGAAAACACGTTTTCTGGTACTCCTGGCTTTTCTTTTTTCTCTGCCCGCATTGGCGCAGGATTGCGGCGACTTCAAAGTAAAGGCGGGAACGGGCTTTGAACTGCTTTCCTACAATGCCCGGGATAAGATGAATGGTCGGCTGGTGTATACGTTCAAAAATATCCGGCGCGAGGGCGGTTCGACGGTCATGGATGTCGTTATGAACACCTTCGATGAAAAAGGAAAGGGAACCGGCGAATACACGCTTCACTACCTCTGCAACGGCAACGAAATCATCGCCGACCTGTCCCCGATGGTTCAGCAGAACAATCCGGCCATGAAAAACATGGAGATGAAAATGAAGGTGAACGAACTGGCTTATCCGACCCGATTCACCGTCGGGCAGAAACTGAAAGACGGACGGCTGGAGGCGGAAATGTTCAACAACGGCAGCAAAATGATGGACATGAACCTGCTCATGGCCAACCGGCAGGTGGAAAGCCGCGAGTCGCTGACCATTCCGGCCGGAACCTACAACGCGTTCAAGCTGAACTCCGACATGAACATCGAAAACCGGACGATGGGCATTCCGATCAAAATGACGATGAAAACCGTCAGCTACCGCGTCGAAGACGTCTTATTCGACCTCAAAACAGAAACCTACCGCAACGGCAAACTGATCGGGTACACGGTGCTGAACAAGATTCTGTGA
- a CDS encoding MerC domain-containing protein, whose amino-acid sequence MKLDILSKKADYVGITGSVLCIIHCLATPVLLMTSSVFRHDSIRMGYLSLDYVFIALNITAVYYATRHQTAPLIKTLLWAFLSVFALAIVLEDVNEIFEYLGYAASAGLVMTHLANLRYCRLQHAH is encoded by the coding sequence ATGAAACTGGATATTCTGTCGAAGAAAGCTGATTACGTAGGAATCACGGGGTCTGTTCTGTGCATCATTCACTGCCTGGCAACGCCCGTTCTGCTGATGACCTCGTCAGTATTTCGACACGATTCGATCCGGATGGGTTATCTGAGCCTCGATTACGTTTTTATCGCCCTGAACATTACGGCCGTGTACTACGCCACTCGTCACCAGACGGCTCCGCTGATCAAAACCCTTCTGTGGGCCTTTCTGAGCGTGTTTGCGCTGGCCATTGTCCTGGAAGACGTCAACGAAATTTTTGAATATCTGGGTTACGCCGCTTCGGCAGGACTGGTGATGACGCATCTGGCCAACCTGCGGTACTGCCGGTTGCAGCACGCGCACTGA